DNA from Triticum aestivum cultivar Chinese Spring chromosome 7D, IWGSC CS RefSeq v2.1, whole genome shotgun sequence:
TGGCCGTTGCCGTCTCTGGCGGCGATGAGGACGGGAGACGCCGCCGGTAGCGGGGGTGCAGGCCAGGAACCCGAGCGGCCTGCGCGCTTGCGTCGGCGCGGCCCGGAGACGACGGAGGCGAGTGTGCGATTTGTCCGCTGGACGCGGACATCCCTAGGTAACTGATTAACTCTCTTCAGACTTCAGCGTTCCTTCCATCTCCATCGCCGTCAGATTTTACTGGCTATCAGTGCATTACCAACGGAACTTCTAATCGACTTGTGTGCTATGCCAGTCGCCAAAAAAGTTATGCCTTGTGCATAGGATGTTGGCATTTGGTTCTGTCTTTGCCAAGAGGTGCACTATTCTCCAGAGAAACTCCACAGTGCAGCACACAACAGTGAGGCCGTCAGGTTCATTCATGACAAAAGGGGCGACCATTCAATTTCCAAGACGAAACATTGCATTGAACTCTGATGAAAGATGAACAATATGGGCAGGCGTTTATTCAGAGGCAACAACAAATGCCGCTGGCAAGAACCAGCAAGCACTGCCCAGGACCTCACAAATGTGCCGGAGACATCAAATTGCACACACTCCACGACCAGACCAAATGAAAACTACGGTAGACAGACAAATCATAACGCAGCCGACACTTCACCCTCCCGCTGAATGCGCCTCTTCATGCCCCATTGCACCGCGCTAGTTGTCGGAGCTCTCGCCGTCAACTGCCAATGGAACTGCAGCAGCCTGGATTCAAGAGGGAAAACGCATAAATCATAAGTGACAAGTGTCATGAAGTGGACACTGGTATACATTGCCCTCGGACAGTCAGATGACACTTACCAGGCTGCGGTACTTCAGGGCGTAGAACATCTCAAGGTAACGGCGAGTCTCACGCCTCTCCAAGTTGCTCACATACTTCCAGAACCCATACACGCCGGTCAGGGTCATCAGCCTCTCGGAGTACAGCTTCCAGGTGTACCTGATCATTCAGAAATTATAGGATCAATATTTGTTCAGGGACAGAACTTAGAACTATCTGGCAGGACAAAAATATTAGAGTCCATACTTCTCATAAATTCTCTTCAGGCCTCCTTCAGACATTTTGTCCCAGTAGCTTGGATCCTCGCTGCACTTCTCAAAGAAGTTGACCAAGATATCTGCGGCCTTGTCGCTGTGGTAAGGATCAATGTGCAGACCAGACACCCCGTTCACAATGATTTCAGCAGGGCCACCGTGGCATGTCGCAATCGTCGGCAAACCACATGTCATGGCCTCAATGACAGTCAGGCCAAACGCTTCATAGAATGCAGGCTAGAAACAATTGAAACAAGAGTTTAGTCCAGTGCAAACTCAAggctttttatttttttcaaatgtTGATCACAGAAGAATATTAAGTGACATGGTGTATACCTGCACAAATGCACCCTTGGTGTCACAGATGTAGCGGTACAGCTCTCCATTGCGAACACGGTTCATCTGAGCGGAGATCCAACGGATATGGCCCTTCAGCTTGTACTCCTCAATGAGACTGTACATCCTCTTGAACTCGGCCTGCTCCTCCCTATCCTTGGACTCCTTGCCATGGTCACCAGCAACAATCACAAGGTTTGCCAAATCCTTCAGATGTGCATTCTTGCCGTACATCTCAACCAAGCCAGTCATGTTCTTCACACGGTCAAGACGAGCCATTGAAAAGATGATTGGCTTGTTCCTGTCCTTCAACACAAACCTGTAGAAAACAAATTTAAAATGGTTATGCTTGAATCAAAGGGCATGCATACCATACAGCAGAAAGTAAGCAAGTGTTTGGAACATTGAAGTCACTACTGTAAACCAGGTGAAACGCGCTAGTTATTACATCACATAGAGGTGAGTACTCACTTGTGTTCATCGTTCTCAACATCGCTGTACAGGAGCTCCTCAATTTCAGAGTGGAAGGCGGTGAGCCTCTTGTCAGTCTCAGTGTACGGGAAGTAGACAGTCATGTCTGCTCCAGGGGAGACGATGTTGAACTTAGGATCAAACACGTCAATCCCATGGACAACCCGGTACAGATCAGGAAGGGTGAAAGCAATGTGAGACTCATATTGGCCCACGCTATCCTTGCTGCAAAAACAAAAGAGGGAAGCATCAGATAAACGTTCTGGTACCGTCACAGCCAACAATGTTTCTACTGAAAATATAGAGATTTACCTTCCAGCAATTTCCTGGAATGTGCTGGTAATGATGAAATCAGTGTGGTTCATGGCAATCAGGTCAGCTGTGAACTGGCATGAAAAGTGATACTGGCTGTCGAATTTGTCCAAGTAGATGTCTGAGTTGGGGTACTTGGTTTTCTCCAAGGCATGGGCAATGGTGCACTGTATTCATGTACAAGAGAAATCATAAGTAGCTAATCAAAAATACAAGACTGATGTATACAGTACAACAAAACCGACCGACCTGGGTAACTCCCAATTTATGGGCAAGTAGAGTGGCCACAAGGTTACCATCACTGTAGTTGCCAATGATCAAATCAGGCTTGGTCTGCATTTCTCTCATGAGTTCGTTTGCAACATCCTGTGACAAAACATGCATGATCTCAGAATACAGATACTATGTTCAGCTCTGTAGGACGCTCTGTCGAACAAAACATTTACCTCGGTGTATGTCTCCAGGTACGGCCAGACATCAAAACGCGAGATCCACTTACGGAGGATCCCATTCTCAGTTCTAAATGGAACACGGAGAATGTCAGTGTGCTCGGTTCCAATAACCTTCTCAAGGCGCTGGCCACATGTAGTTCCAACAGCATCAGGCAACAACCTGGTGACCTGCATAAATTAAAATTGGGTGGGCACATTTACCAACAGCACACTGACAATGTCATAGAAATTGCAACATCCAACATTGTTATGACAAACATACAATGAGGATCTTAGGAGTTATGTCAAGGCCTTGTTGCTTAATCCTCAGAAGCATCTCATTCTCCAAAGCCCGGACTTGATCTAAGATGTACACAACCTGTAAAACAGTACCATGGCAGATTCAGAACCAGAAAGCTTAGAAGTAGTAGCTGACAGAAATTTGATTTTAAGCAGCTTTACCTGGCCACCGGTATCAGGGTATCCCAACACATTGGATTGAGCAAAGTATCCATGTGGAGACAGGATGACAACATTGAACATCATCGGAATGGTGCCAAGGAACTTCTCCAAGCTGGCCGGATCAGGGGCCtcaagaaggtcaagaagcaaATGGATGGTGTCATGTACACGCTTTGCGGTGTCACCCCAACCCTTCTCCAAGCCAAGCTCTTGGAACCTGCAATTCAAACCGTAAGCAGCTATTCCATTTGCAGTACTTTCACCTTGGCTACATGGTAAGGGCAAGTTGCATAAAAATAACCTGTGGTTGAATTCAGAGCTGGGAGTGTCTTCAGGAATGCTAACTAGATACTCTTCTGCCTTCCTAAGGGCTGACTGGAGGCCACGAAGGCTCTGAATTCTGTCGTTCAACATCATTGTCTGTAATTGAAAATGACATTTCATTATCGAGAGGGCATGGATCAAATCATTACGCGGTTCTTTCTAGCATGTCATGTTCATAAGTGATTTATGAATTCAAGAAGATTGGTTCCACGTATTGGAAGCTTACCGTGCCCTTGTAGTTATGGGCTTTCAGGAAGTTGAGCAGTGGGTAGAGGCTCTCCTTGTCCTGGAACAACTTGGAAGACAGGTGACGGTTAAGGAACTGCACCCCGTTTCCGATGGACTTGGACATGGAAGGGCGCGGGAAGGAGGCGTTGAAAGGCTCAAAATCAAGCTCAAGCACAAACTTGCTGCTGGCACTGTTGTCAAGAAAAAGACACAAGGTTATTCACTACAAGTAGAATGTAAAATTCACCTACAACTGGTTAAGATTTCATCCTGGGACTTACTGCTCATCAACAAGCTGTTCCTTGAATGCCAAGTACTCAGAAACAGTCAGCTCTTCAACAGCGAGTTCACTAACATTCACCCGAATGTAGTCCCAGACACCAGGCCTGGGCCTGATGGCAAGTGCAACCCATGGGGGTAGCACAATTGCTTCCTACATTTATATCAAGGAAGGATATTAGAATAAAATTCAACTGGCAGGCAATTGAGCAGTTAAGTCGCAGGTGTTACCTGTGCAGCACGGAGGATGTCTTCAAAGGGTGCATACTTCTCCTTGTCGGATTCGAACAGTTCGTCAAACTCAGCGAGCAGCTGGTGGCGCTGGAGCATGCCTTTGCCCTGGTGAACATACCTGCGAAGAGTGGTATTTTCAGAAAAAAGAAAGAGTGCTTCACCTCATATTTTTCCTACAGCTGAACTATGCAAGCAGCACTACCCTGTCTACCAGATTATACTGAAGTCTTGTCTAGCTTAGAACAAACAACATTTCAACATGATCCAAATTCCTCTAGTCCTGACTATGACGTACCAAAGATATGCATGCATCACCTTCTAATGCTGATTTTGATGTACTAAAAACTAAATAAAGATGAGAATGAAACTTGCACCATGTCAACACGATTTGGATCCATAACAGAGGTTAGTTTCACATACAGGTAGACATGTTTTGAGATCCTCACCTGGAAAAGAGTGCAATGAGCTCATTGGGGTGGGAGGAGAAGGTGGCACCAAGGCGCTCCCTGAGGCTGTGGAGGCGAGTCAGCTTGGCAGCCATGGCTCAGGACACAAAACTGCAAAGCAAGGTAAAGATTTAGCAGTCAGCCTTGGAGAATCAGGACATTTACTTGCCCAAGAACCACAAGGCAACAGCCACTAGGATATCAACACTTCATATTACTGCAggacgcaaaaaaaaaaaaaacctggAAATCAAGACTACTCAGAGATTTTACCAAGACTAGTAAAATCTTACAGATCGAAGAAATCAAAGTAACGGAAAGGTAAAGCGAGCATTAATCTTGCGCCAAACTTAACCAAGTTCTCCTGATTCCACACCAAACCAGTCGTTCTCTGAAGATGTTTCTAAAGAGAAAAAAAGGGGCAAACTTGAGCAAGCGTGTTTGCTGATTATTTTTAGATCATTGATGCGACTAAGGCCGCAAAATGGCAGACAAAACCCGAGACACATTCCTCAGGCAAGATCCCAAGCTAACCAAAAACTTACGCTTGACCAAAAATCTCCTTGAGAGAGCTCTCACTAAACTTTTCCAACTGGCTCGGAGTAAAAATTTGGGGAAAAGAAGAGGAAGAGTCCGCTCATAAACCGTGCGAGGAATCTAGGAGGGATTCGGAGCAGAGAAGCCGAAAAACGCGTCAGCAAGAACCCGGGCGGGATTGAGGTGACGCCCCACCAGAAACGAACCGCAAGAAGTGCATGAAACCCCCGGGGAAAAAGCAGCGGAGCAAGAAACTGGTAGCGATCAAAGCGAGTGACTACCAGATTTCCGGCGAGATTAGCTACGAATCCAAGCAAAAGCACACCTGAGCTCACGGAACGAAGGAAAGAAGTGGCTGACACCAGAGGCGCGGACAGACATACCAATGGGGGAGCAGTGCAGGCTGCGGAGGGGAGAGGCCAAACGGAGGAGGGTTTGTGCAAGATCCAGGAGGACAAATAAATAGGCAGTAGGGGACGGAGCTAAACCCAAACCCCGAGTGGTGGCTAGCTAGCTAGAGTATTGGTGTTGGTAGGGCCGCCTCAGCTCACAAGCTGACATGACATAATGGATAACACCGAATTATTCCTCTGCTCCAATTGAAAAATACTGGCAGTACCTATCTAATGGTGTCACTAATTGCGCAGGGATCCAGTTAGCATATGCTGTGCCGTCTGATGGCTGCTTTTCCCTACAGCTGCAAGCTTTTTTCGTGAGAGCATAAACTGCTGCAGGTCGATCGATTTGGACAGGTACAGGTGCAGTGGACTCAGGGAGTGGATGGGGGAGAGCCGAGCGGATGGGTTCTCTTTTTCAACCTATTGAAATATCAATATGGATTAGGTGGGGAGCAGGGAAAAAGATTGGGGATTTGACGGCGACGGGCCTAATTTACCTCGCAGTCACCGGCACACGCAATGAGATTGTCTGTCGTAGAACAAAAGCAAAAAAAGCTAGGGGATTTCTTCACCCGGCATTAACGGGCGGGGCCCTACCACAACAACGACAAATCCACAATCTAGAAGCTTGGTCTACAATCCAGAGGCCAGGGAGGatccgagggagagagagagagcataaaGGGCATGTGCCGAAACGGTGGGGAAACACCAAGGTGGTGGTGGTTTTTAACGGACCCCAACCAAGTGGCAATTTCTTTGGTGCTATACTAGGAGATCATCTGCATAGTAGTAGCACAATGGACGGAGCATAACGAAAAGTTGGTAGGAATAATCTTTCTGTAGCAGAAAAAAGCAGCGGTTCTTGTTCTTGCGAAAGGAAAAATGCACTTGAGATGCCCGTCCGGACAGCGACGGCGCCCGGACAGCCCTACGTTCGGAACAAGAAGAAACAGGCAGAGGGCATCGCATCTCTTTCATTCGCTAGAGGGAAAAACAAACAAGATGCCAAGAAGAAAGCGGTTTTTGCTTCCGTAATAGAAAACCAAACCGGACATGTCCTACAAACTCTAATGACTGTCATTGCATTGCACTGAACAGATAAAGCAGTGGAGATACCCAAGGCACATTACCTTTGCGAGAGAAGAAGAGCACCAACACGGACGAACGTGAGAAAGATGAACGGCTTGTGTGGCAGATGACGGGGATGGGAATGTGATGAGGTGTGGATTGCAGGTGCAGGAGGCACGCGTTTTATAGTGCCCAGAAAGAAATTAATCCTGGCCTGCGCAGCAAGCCATGGACGACGGGCCGTGGTTTTGATTGCATTCCATGTTCTGCATTCCCACGGGCGCCGCCGACCCGGGGACGGAGACCAGACCCAAGGAAGGGTGGAAAGCGCGGCGACTCACATGGTAACTGATCCAAAACCGCGGGGGGTGGAGGCGGCTTCCGGTTTTCGCACGATCCCCGCCTCGTTTCTTGGTTTTTTATTACTACCCGTACCCCGAGAGTGGCCGTGACTTTTCGTTTCTTGCAGGGTCGACGAGCGCGATTGGGTGGCGGGGCTTTCTGAAACCGCCGGTgggtttctttcttttcttttctttgggggcaagaaagaaaagaaaagtcgCTTTCGTTCGTTCGCTCGTTCGCGGCTGTTTCTTTCCACGAGAGCTGCTGCACAGCCGCGGCCTGGCCTGCGGGTGGCGTGCCTGTGCCTGTTTCTGTTTGTGTGCATGAACTGGACTGCGCGCGGAAGCAGGGACGGGCAGCGATGCAGTTTGCGGGCCAGACCGTCTCGATTTCGTGCGTGCGGCAGGTGAACGTTGCTTCTTTGAAATAACTCGTGAGGAGCTAATACGTACGTGCTTCTGGATCGTTCCACGCGATTTTGGTTTGTCATTCAAGTCCGGTCAGAGCTGCACAAAGTTGGTGCGGTGTGTGCCCCATCGTTTTGGTATACACATACAAGTGCACGGCCGCACAATAATGGTACCACGCTCTTTCAACTCCGAGGATTGCACATTTTGGAAGAAAATCGGTCAAATGCTTTCTTAGAGCATCTGCAGCCGGCGTCTCAAACCCGCCTCGTACACCCGCGTAGTCCGCATCGCTGTCGGGCTGCCTCCGGACTCGCTGGAACCGGAGGAGGAGCGGCTGCCGGGCTTTCAACATGGAGCGGGCGGAGGCGGACTTTGTCATCACCTAGTCCGGTGAGATGGCGGAGCAACAGACtattctggagtccatccaggatgaggcctatgtggagacCAACCGGGCGTTCCTTCGGCAGGAGCAGACGGAGTCCGACACACTCTTCGCCGAACTCGACGCGGAGATAGAGGCGGATGAGGCCAGAGCGGAGCGGCCGGAGGAGGCAGAGATGCAGCTGCCGCCAATCCTCCCGGAGCCGGGCACGGAGATCGTCGACACCTCCGACGATGAGTAGCTAGGTGATCCATGTAGTACGTAGGTTATTTTGTTTGCATTGCCTTTGTAAGGATTTAAGAATCTAGTATGAGATGATGCAACAAGTGAAATTTGAGGCGTGGATTAATGCCCCATATTTGTCCTatgtggctgtagatgctcttatgcaTAGTAATACATCTCGTGTAACATAGGGTTTTTTTTTGCATAGAATCCTTCTAACATAGTTCCCTCATCTCGAGTTAAGGTTAGATGATGTAAACATCAACAGATCGTCCAAAGAAAAGATTAAAGAAATAGAAGAAAAGTCTGGTTTTCTTATCAGCGTATGTCATCTTCAAGCTCCGGGACAAAATGCTAGACCTTCTTGTCGATGAATGAAATATATGAAGCTTCGATAGGCGTTTGATTTGGCGGACATAACTTTTATCTATCACATATCGTCGAGTGAAGTATGaaacctaagagcatctacagctggatATCTCAAACCCGCCTCACATACCCGTGTGGACCGCTCGGTCTATGTTCGGTCACAATTTTTTGACCCAGACGATCTCCTTAAACGTCCAGGCTAATCGGCACCCccatatctagcccaaatatggGGTAGATATGGGACGCCCGGGCACGCCCGAccccaccttaaattgaaccaaatccatcaaattcttcctcctcctcccgttgCCCTCCAATCATTCCTGCGCCCGGACCCTCGCCGTCCTCCATCCTTTCTCCCAATCCTCGCCTCCCATCCGTATCCACCGCCGGAGACGTTGTCCAGCTCGACCCACACCGCCGCGATGGAGAAGCAGTTTGTCTCGTCCGTCGGCGATGTCAATTCGTCGGCTGCGACTTGCAAGACAGAGAACGTCACCCGCAAGTTGCGGCGACGCCGACAacgagagagggaggcggcggcggcggcgcaggggcgTTCGAACGTGGTGAGCAGCTGTCTCCTCCGCCGCGCCCGGATCCCCGCACCCCTTCCCTCCAAGCACCATCGCAGATTACGTCGTCCGACCCCATTGGGACAGAGTATGATTCGACCGCTGGCTGGCCATTTCGGAGAGCTTTCCAACCAGGCAGATGCCGGCGGTCGACGTGTGTGATTCGCCGCAGCTCGTTCATGCACGGATGAGCAGGGGCTCCGACAGTGCCCTGGCTGCCCTCGACATGTTCGACGGAATGATCGAACAAGAGTTTTTCTGCGTAAAATCCTTCTAACATAGTTCCGTCATCTCGAGCTAAGGTTAGATGATGTATACATCAACAGATCGTCCAAAGAAAATATTAAAGAAATAGAAGAAAAGTCTGGTTTCCATATCAGCGTATGTCACCTTCTTGTCGATGAATGAGATGTACGAAGCTTCAATATGCGTTTGGTTTGGCGGACATAAATTTTCATCTATCACATATCGTCGAGTGAAGTATGAAACCTAAGAATGTTAGGCTTATATTTCAGTGAATATAACAAATAAACCGTGTGCACAACTTATGGATAGGTGTATTGTTTTCCAGAGCACACTCGGCTAGAGATATCTTGGCATGCCAATGGAAAATTGTGCCACAAGTTTGAAAGTATATCGCTGGTTTTTCGATGCTGGAAACTTACGTATACCTCCTAGAGTTTGAGAATGGAACACAACAAATTCAACGCAGGACCATCTAGATAAGCTCAGGAAGAATTGACCCGCCTCTACGAACAATAGACGTGGAAACGGGGCCACGAGTCATGCAACCACACAACAATTTGCAATTGCTTTCGTATTTGCGTCTCTCTGAATTTCATTTTGTGTCCCCTAGTTGACGCACGGAGTTGTTTCATAACTTCTTGACTCTCGGAGTAGATTATATTTCAAATCCCACACTAAAAagtattcttttttattttatttgtggGAAACGTATGTGGCTGGGTCCGTGCACTTTTTTGGGATACATGAGTATATTTTATCCTTGCATTTTTTTTCACTTTATGTTAATCTGATTagagaaggaaagagaagttgaagttTTATTTACGAATAAGGCTCTGCATTTATATCAAAACACTACCAACAATACAAGGCATTCCAAAACAAAAGAATTACAACCGCGGTCTTTGGCTCTggagggaaacctcagatccgCTGGGTCGGGCGATGGAGGCGTCTTCGCATCTTTCTCCTCTTTGGGGGCATTGTCTCGGAGCCGGCTACGGCTGGGAGACTGGTGGATTGCGGCAATTTCGCTACGTGGTTTGCTGAGGTGGGGCGCTGGTTTGTATTTGACAACGATGATATCGTCGAGAGGAGCTCGGGTCGCGGCGTGGACTTCGGTAGTCGGTTCTTCCTGGCGTGGCCGAGGTGCTCTCCTGAGGGCACGGTCGGGCGAAGTCCTGCATATTTCTCTAATGAGGCTCGTCGTCAAAGTCGGAGCTGTCGGTTGCTTGCGCGGGTGGCCATCCGGTGGCATTGTGCCGTCGTGGCTTCTATGCAGTTGTTTGCGGGTTGGCTTCAAGTTTGGAGCTCTATGGCGAAGTCGGAGTCGCTCGTTCGAGGCAACCGGTTATACGATGATGCTTGCGACTCCTTGACGAATGCCTTTCTCCTTTGCAGCTTTGTGTCCCACatcggtggccaggttggccggtggtgtCCATGTCATGTGGTTTGAGTTATATCGGTTTTAGTCCGGTTTTCCGCCGATTAACCGGACAATTCTCTTCTTAACCGATGAAAATGataaatcttttgccttgtttaaaAAAAATTTACAGCCGCAGAGGGAAGGGGAGGCGGCTTCCGGTTTCCGCTCGCAAGACCTGCGTcgtttcttgtttttcttttattACCTCGACTCGATCGAGGGTGGccgtgatttttcgtttcttgcaGGGTCGACGCGCGCGATTGGCTGGcggggcctttctttttctttgggggcaagaaaaaagaaagaaaaagtcgCTTCCTTTCTTTCTCTCGCGGACTCCTGTTTATGTGCACGAGAGCTGCTGCGCAGCTGCAAGCGTGCCGGTTTGTGTGCATGGACTTTCTGCGCGCGGAAGCAGGCACGGGCACAAGCCGACGGCCGGTCAGGGCTGCAGTTCGCGGACCAGGCCGGGTTTCGTGCATGCGGCAGGTGAACGTTGCTTCTTTCTTTCAAATAACACACTCATGGGTAAGCTGCCACTACTTCTGAATCGTTCCACACTATTTTCGTTTCTCATTCAAGTCTGGTCAGAGGTGTACAGAGTTGCTGGTCTAGTGCATGCCCCGTCGTTTTGGTATACAACTGTACAAGTGTGCGGCCGCACAACGGTACCACGCTCTTTTTTTTAACTAAAAAAAGGCAAAAGGAAATATATTAAGTACCACAAACCCTTAAAATAACCACCCTCACAGAAATCAAAAAATACATCCAAATCCTTGTGGTTGCCCAAGTCTTCTTCCTCCAACAATAAAATCGAAAACCCCTGAATTTTGCTTTTATCGGTCCACAGAGCGGTCCGGACGagatttctcccgcaaaccggagacaaacgtgagtgtgcgtgggggggggggggggggggtgagggagtcctggactagggggtccttgggcgtccggcctgttggacatgggccggactaatgggcttggaagatacaagaccgaagactctctcccgtgtccggataggactctccttggtgtggaaggcaagctaggcgtccaaatatgaagattcctttctctgtaaccgactttatgttaccctagatccctccggtgtctatataaaccggagggctaggtccgtagaggccaatactcataatcatagtcatacaactagacttttagggttttagccattacgatctcgtggtagatcaactcttgtaatactcataatcatagtcatacatgctagacttctagggttttagccattacgatctcgtggtagatcaactcttgtaatactcataatcatagtcatacatgctagacttctagggttttagccattacgatctcgtggtagatcaactcttgtaatactcatattcatcaagatcaatcaagcaggaagtagggtattacctccatagagagggcccgaacctgggtaaacattgtgtcccctgtcttctgttaccatcgatcctagacgcacagttcgggaccccctacccgagatccgccggttttgacaccgacattggtgctttcattgagagttccactgtgccgtccccaaaaggtttgttggctccttcaatcatctacaacgatgctgtccaaggggaaatcTTCCTCCcggggcagatcttcgtattcggcggcttcgcacagcgggctaactcgcttggccatctagagcagatcgacagctatgcccctggccatcaggtcagatttggaagcttgaactacgtcacggatatccgtggagatttgatcttggacggattcgagaccgcggcagccgctccctgtcaccacgatgaacatgacttaaatctgtcatcggatcataCCCAGGAGATAACACATGCAACTGCTCTGGCCTTatatccggagcagatcgcgccatccgaggacgggaagctcaaccccgccacggaagccgcggactccgcggcgttggagccgcacacagacctaacctcgggtGATATCGGTGTCACCGGAActtcggactcgtttccggctacaagtttcgaaccatgtgcgtccgcgtacgtcgagcttgatcagtcatcgatcatcgaattcagcgccacggacatcttccggcactcgcctttaggcgacgtgctaaactcattaaaaaatatgtccttagcgggggactcatagccgaattatatccggttcgaactggaggctgatgatggagaattgcgcttcccacccgccacccacttaatagccactgtcgaagacttaaccggcatgctcgattacggctccgaagacatcgacggtatggacgacgatgccgatgaggagcagggccaaaacccgccgtttaccggacgctggacggtcacttcttcgtatgatgtgtacatggtagatacacctaaagaaactaacgacgatgacaaagaagatccagtcgaggataaacctcctgagacacagagcccagacgccggcgtcagcggcgccgctctaagtcacgtcatgcaaaagatagcaataccggcaccggagaaaataatactccggacgatgccgaagacaatgaagaccctgttgaggcaacttccgaacaggaggaacaggaaaacgggcaagttagccctgatgaacatgccatacacgacgactcggaggatagtaattatcttccgctctccgaggatgaggtgagccttggaaactaggatttcatcatgcctgaggaatctctcgagcaggagcgcttcaagcgccaactgatagccactgcaaggagcctgaaaaagaagcagcagcagcttcaggctgaccaagacctgctcaacgatagatggacagatgtcctggcagccgaagaatacggcctcaagcgcgcagccaagagttacccgaagcgcaaattgctacctcagttcgatgaggaagcgctggagcccatacctccctcgcgcaatgcggccgaccgaccaccacgcggtcgggacaatgcggctgaccgaccaccacgcggtcgggataaagcggcaactcaagccgaacagcagccgGCCCACCTCAACGTAAAaatagagataaaacagctcggggttgtacatatgaccttcggcaagacctg
Protein-coding regions in this window:
- the LOC123165873 gene encoding sucrose synthase 1 — its product is MAAKLTRLHSLRERLGATFSSHPNELIALFSRYVHQGKGMLQRHQLLAEFDELFESDKEKYAPFEDILRAAQEAIVLPPWVALAIRPRPGVWDYIRVNVSELAVEELTVSEYLAFKEQLVDEHASSKFVLELDFEPFNASFPRPSMSKSIGNGVQFLNRHLSSKLFQDKESLYPLLNFLKAHNYKGTTMMLNDRIQSLRGLQSALRKAEEYLVSIPEDTPSSEFNHRFQELGLEKGWGDTAKRVHDTIHLLLDLLEAPDPASLEKFLGTIPMMFNVVILSPHGYFAQSNVLGYPDTGGQVVYILDQVRALENEMLLRIKQQGLDITPKILIVTRLLPDAVGTTCGQRLEKVIGTEHTDILRVPFRTENGILRKWISRFDVWPYLETYTEDVANELMREMQTKPDLIIGNYSDGNLVATLLAHKLGVTQCTIAHALEKTKYPNSDIYLDKFDSQYHFSCQFTADLIAMNHTDFIITSTFQEIAGSKDSVGQYESHIAFTLPDLYRVVHGIDVFDPKFNIVSPGADMTVYFPYTETDKRLTAFHSEIEELLYSDVENDEHKFVLKDRNKPIIFSMARLDRVKNMTGLVEMYGKNAHLKDLANLVIVAGDHGKESKDREEQAEFKRMYSLIEEYKLKGHIRWISAQMNRVRNGELYRYICDTKGAFVQPAFYEAFGLTVIEAMTCGLPTIATCHGGPAEIIVNGVSGLHIDPYHSDKAADILVNFFEKCSEDPSYWDKMSEGGLKRIYEKYTWKLYSERLMTLTGVYGFWKYVSNLERRETRRYLEMFYALKYRSLAAAVPLAVDGESSDN